Proteins found in one Anopheles aquasalis chromosome 3, idAnoAquaMG_Q_19, whole genome shotgun sequence genomic segment:
- the LOC126578923 gene encoding uncharacterized protein LOC126578923 isoform X7, whose amino-acid sequence MIVLFFVVMANYVSLRSPGEPEQTILEQQRRGRVSELTAVSVAVAEAATTKSNTDSDTFAGNLEATVQEKTVPVQKKLSVEDAEEEEAVEEEEVEEEEEVEEEEEVEEEEEVEEEVVQKIEVNKDTASKAKDNAATVVAAAPKEVAPETSASPVQNVEVTPKSDPVAVEPASKPQEKAIGEDTTDSVTEAPRPGSSLAASDVTSIDESKGDHAEKPSVPPQTYLWTEVKKSKEQVSDGGYPWTHLYKGEVEEGREGEPQSQPRPQETEAATVTGTEVEEKIINEEVKKEREEVPQQNGAHANGTVAEPSIVATTNGHTRSEAIPNEAGPSAVSPESPRRSRKRAASHEPEPSTSRHSLRDGIKHFLDEHPAIRNFSNSLTRKGKRTRSFVSHSLERAKSMADRSIDRARVQVTNTLRRKKAASEPRGFPEQKILNLRESPRLNNREIAAYVVRQPSDEALVKEEPIVKVTVETEASKNTIVVPDEIIELPSPDGPPERMEVEEPVIEVVVVAPSSTVDAPPAVEEDRYEIIEPPKSEETKIPPLPVVEEPPVIPVKAQPPPKAPRKKKEHHYEDIEDYQPQEATSAATASEPTGEKLKRQEHIQEGVDPILGEMLGNEKIKISLQLQDEKFVDDMFGRRKHLDEILQQSSEDEREPVTGRTVISSKGLLAPISSIDSTSSDEEARRTTQLSTLAEESDTGSVDGGPSPAKKQDSLKETTDLPPVAECSKELELTPAEEHLLVEREHQQQPPATPEEPKANVTTETVAPSPVPVEPESKVDTRWSKMSDHEYEPIGEPVPGSRLQPAAAAAAADGQHRKLSNSSFLRVPAGDEGDTVSMEELQKSIEDRFFNQPPADAEAAGTSVPTTEGVEGATTAATDEPKASKMKAAMAKAQSSGKQAMAKAQESGKQAMAKAQEGGKTLQKKLMQQTDRFKTKMSNIKLKKDGKDSSPAPLASPEVVTTPELEKLDFTLAVPKDEEEQQHPDAEIQSATPESPEAAAEEEHEGATTDAGKSGGKFAKLKNIHMPKLQKPDFKRPDFSKISKPKMPKLRGPDMSKFKRPEMPKFLTEKPDFGKMSEKIKLSRSKSMKEPSPSAATSAASPSDVSALGPVDDAPGRPSTKINYTDFSTYPRLFDKFKRQKSAPSGQASVRAGTPPPLEFTKAAKTTRAQGPNVVSRWTSEKSSEDAGGSNRFLQYTGSELDERETSVERRMRQELERAEFEGPELLAVTEEQKQLEEYDKENREIHLLSAARHDEFMKRKPPMERQESDLASEEEKQFWASALGQKIRQNIDMNSNDLDLLDEEERLLVAKENDEIDQEVREQAQYLLELSRQRAEKEHERRSSTPYTNQECQSSGSSSVRRRKGVLEEIDDDEFFLRQKGISKDNIQMGEYISSAIKEGLSHPKNALADMDRYDYYDEDTDGLRRYYQPSFESDDVSNRQDFTDSYRTFPPDRPNRKGKSKGAQAAGTTGYDEENDLDRIETEEQDDELAYYDRQRRTKYGSEQPELLQSVAARYMDDEFEDDGSLRRGEMLAGSVVPPTPPSRRRKKRFRDVTPSDVDSFANGAATTGAIVGKSISNNFIAGSLPTQQNVTVNRAEVPLAREESFGTIPEPAPRRSRSRSQLGSKILLADEDMDRVSRGAESLIGGIIDAAPGARGSYPYEVSENNGYATVRKEAPPRPPAPIRRRKSTRSLDAAPPVRQFNTLPSSYNHSVSPVRPQRNYSTINPNRPPRRKSVTSLTGSQQQLKPTTQRSRDDGGQYEDVLEGPVPPQRPPPPVIQRDVANKMKDRPLPPPPRPTRKPRRPDGTDRHDLDGGAERVVSVDVEEIDTSTQTDPVSEDFGLDAEIAAVTEQAAAASSRVNDAEQLEGALHRFRDGNVKALSDRPKSSRSGSRPETPASILIERKVSTPSLAHESVVEASLTVQPLEEFDDDQYIAELVKKYVSEEARKPEPRRTVDERRLRKSTSSLGREEEIRPVETLGTSLRTPTIRSTSRTSVDGRLSAATPEPLRNVEISPTVIEEIVERLRTTEQHHIDELHKLHQEQLEDLRKQHEEQKRLQEQRLEEQQRQLLEQQSQQLHETQQLKEQILQQQEHQKLLLAQQQNQQQQLLVAQQQQQLLMEQQEKERELQREKERELLREREQELERARERERELHLARELELQRAREVEQQRARDLEQQRIREMEVQRAREQEHQRLRELEIQRAIEAEQGRQRELELQQRAAQAAAAAQSVAKETATAAPTNETPSDAPLQPTVEEQPAAEGSVDVVDGPTIATTTELSAAATGAASAPPVRPPLPPLPPYAFHPDYLAYGIPPAAASQYLLRPSSLPSEEDGMTPLAPQRRRRHLRSKRESTSEDDQLHQQQREQQQRRHRHSTRSPEPSIPSLGGQLVRACGSSLRQTGDDLMAMLRASSKDENKRDLHIAIIILIVIVAGLMALGMSGEKAVHHHHWDYFSPPGHGGA is encoded by the exons ATGATCGTTCTGTTCTTCGTTGTGATGGCAAATTACG TGTCGCTGCGGAGCCCTGGAGAGCCGGAGCAAACCatcctggagcagcagcgaagggGACGGGTTAGCGAACTGACGGCCgtatcggtggcggtggccgaaGCCGCCACAACCAAATCCAACACCGACAGCGACACGTTTGCCGGTAATCTAGAGGCCACGGTGCAGGAGaaaacggtgccggtgcagaAGAAGCTCTCGGTGGAGGAcgccgaagaagaggaggcggttgaagaggaagaagttgaggaagaagaagaggttgaagaagaggaggaagtggaagaagaagaagaggtcgAAGAGGAGGTGGTGCAGAAGATCGAAGTGAACAAAGACACTGCCAGTAAAGCGAAGGATAACGCTGCCACTGTTGTCGCTGCCGCTCCAAAGGAAGTTGCCCCCGAAACCAGTGCCAGTCCTGTCCAGAACGTGGAAGTGACGCCGAAGAGTGATCCCGTAGCGGTAGAACCTGCCAGCAAGCCACAGGAGAAAGCGATTGGAGAGGATACTACCGATTCGGTAACAGAAGCACCTCGCCCTGGATCTTCCCTTGCCGCTAGTGACGTAACATCGATCGACGAGTCGAAGGGTGATCATGCCGAGAAACCATCCGTCCCGCCACAGACGTACCTCTGGACGGAGGTCAAGAAGTCCAAGGAACAGGTAAGCGAT GGTGGCTATCCCTGGACGCACCTCTACAAGGGAGAGGTCGAGGAGGGACGCGAAGGAGAGCCACAGTCTCAGCCTCGGCCACAGGAGACCGAAGCCGCTACTGTTACTGGCACCGAGGTGGAGGAAAAGATTATTAACGAAGAAGTGAAAAAGGAGCGAGAAGAAGTGCCACAACAGAATGGTGCCCATGCGAATGGAACTGTAGCTGAGCCCAGCATTGTGGCCACAACGAACGGTCACACCCGTTCCGAAGCGATCCCGAACGAAGCCGGTCCAAGTGCCGTAAGCCCGGAATCTCCACGGAGAAGTCGTAAGCGTGCGGCATCGCATGAACCCGAACCGTCCACCTCCCGCCATTCGCTGCGTGACGGTATCAAACACTTTCTGGACGAGCATCCGGCGATACGGAACTTTAGCAACAGCCTTACCCGGAAGGGCAAGAGgacccgttcgttcgtgagCCATTCGTTGGAGCGCGCAAAATCGATGGCGGATCGGAGTATTGATCGGGCCCGGGTACAGGTAACGAACACGCTCCGGCGGAAGAAGGCCGCCTCGGAACCGCGTGGATTCCCGGAGCAGAAAATTCTTAACCTCCGCGAATCACCTCGGCTCAACAATCGAGAAATTGCGGCGTATGTCGTACGACAACCGAGTGATGAAGCGCTGGTCAAGGAGGAGCCGATCGTGAAGGTAACGGTGGAAACGGAAGCATCCAAGAATACGATCGTGGTGCCGGATGAAATCATTGAGCTACCTTCGCCCGATGGTCCGCCAGAACGGATGGAAGTGGAGGAGCCCGTGATAGAGGTTGTTGTCGTTGCACCATCCTCCACCGTCGATGCTCCCCCGGCCGTAGAAGAAGATCGCTACGAAATCATTGAGCCACCGAAATCGGAAGAAACGAAAATTCCTCCGTTGCCGGTCGTTGAGGAACCACCGGTGATCCCGGTGAAGGCTCAGCCCCCGCCGAAAGCACCGCgcaagaaaaaggaacatcACTACGAAGACATCGAAGACTATCAGCCACAGGAAGCCACATCAGCGGCAACCGCCAGCGAACCGACGGGCGAGAAGTTGAAACGTCAGGAGCACATCCAGGAAGGAGTGGATCCAATTCTCGGTGAAATGCTTGGCAACGAGAAGATCAAAATATCGCTGCAGCTACAGGACGAAAAGTTTGTCGATGACATGTTCGGACGCCGGAAGCATCTGGATGAGATTCTGCAGCAATCGTCGGAGGACGAACGTGAACCGGTCACTGGGCGCACGGTGATCAGCAGCAAGGGCCTCCTAGCACCCATCTCTTCGATCGATTCAACATCATCCGACGAGGAGGCACGCCGTACCACGCAGCTGTCAACGTTGGCCGAAGAGAGCGATACGGGCAGTGTCGATGGTGGTCCATCACCGGCCAAGAAGCAGGATTCGCTGAAGGAAACCACGGACCTACCGCCGGTGGCCGAATGTAGCAAGGAGCTCGAACTGACACCGGCCGAGGAGCATCTTCTGGTCGAACGggaacaccaacagcaaccgccAGCCACTCCCGAGGAGCCCAAAGCGAACGTCACGACGGAAACCGTCGCACCatcgccggtgccggtcgaACCGGAGTCGAAGGTTGACACTCGCTGGTCTAAAATGAG TGATCACGAGTACGAGCCCATCGGAGAGCCGGTCCCCGGTTCGCGAttacagccagcagcagcagcagcagcagcggatggACAGCACCGTAAGCTTTCCAACTCTTCGTTCCTGCGCGTTCCGGCCGGAGATGAAGGTGATACGGTCAGCATGGAGGAGCTGCAGAAGTCGATCGAAGATCGTTTCTTTAATCAACCACCGGCGGATGCCGAAGCTGCCGGTACCTCGGTGCCTACTACCGAGGGCGTTGAGGGAGCTACAACCGCAGCAACCGATGAGCCGAAAGCGAGCAAAATGAAGGCTGCGATGGCGAAGGCCCAGAGCAGCGGTAAACAGGCGATGGCCAAGGCCCAGGAGAGCGGTAAGCAAGCCATGGCCAAAGCACAGGAGGGCGGAAAGACGTTGCAAAAGAAGTTGATGCAGCAAACGGATCGCTTCAAGACGAAAATGTCAAACATTAAGCTCAAGAAGGACGGCAAGGACAGCTCTCCTGCTCCGCTCGCTAGCCCCGAGGTGGTAACGACGCCTGAGCTAGAGAAACTTGACTTTACTCTGGCCGTACCGAAGGATgaggaggaacagcagcatcctgaTGCCGAGATTCAATCGGCTACTCCGGAGAGCCCTGAAGCTGCTGCCGAAGAGGAACACGAAGGCGCAACCACTGATGCTGGCAAATCGGGCGGCAAGTTCGCGAAACTCAAGAACATCCACATGCCCAAGCTACAGAAACCGGACTTTAAGCGTCCCGATTTCAGCAAAATCTCCAAACCCAAGATGCCCAAACTGCGCGGTCCGGATATGTCCAAGTTTAAGCGCCCGGAGATGCCCAAATTCCTCACCGAGAAACCGGACTTCGGTAAAATGTCCGAAAAGATCAAACTTTCGCGCAGTAAATCGATGAAGGAACCGTCACCATCCGCCGCGACCAGTGCGGCCTCACCGTCGGACGTTTCGGCCCTTGGACCGGTTGATGATGCACCCGGACGCCCATCCACGAAGATCAACTATACCGATTTCAGCACGTACCCACGGTTGTTCGATAAGTTTAAGCGCCAAAAATCGGCCCCCAGCGGACAGGCTAGTGTGCGCGccggtacaccaccaccactggagtTCACCAAGGCGGCCAAGACGACACGGGCCCAAGGACCGAACGTGGTGTCACGCTGGACATCCGAAAAATCATCGGAAGATGCCGGTGGTAGCAATCGGTTCCTGCAGTACACCGGAAGCGAACTGGACGAACGGGAAACGTCAGTCGAGCGTCGTATGCGCCAGGAGTTGGAGCGAGCGGAATTCGAGGGCCCTGAGCTGTTGGCCGTCACCGAGGAAcagaagcagctggaagagTACGATAAAGAGAACCGGGAGATCCACCTACTATCCGCCGCACGGCACGATGAGTTTATGAAGCGCAAACCACCGATGGAACGCCAGGAGTCAGATCTGGCCTCGGAAGAGGAGAAACAGTTCTGGGCCAGTGCGCTCGGCCAGAAGATACGCCAGAACATCGACATGAACAGTAACGATTTGGATTTGCTCGATGAAGAGgaacggctgctggtggccaaggAGAATGACGAGATTGACCAGGAGGTACGCGAGCAGGCTCAGTATCTGCTCGAGCTGAGCCGGCAGCGGGCGGAGAAGGAGCACGAACGACGCTCGTCCACACCGTACACCAACCAGGAGTGCCAATCGTCGGGTAGCTCGAGTGTGCGGCGCCGCAAGGGCGTACTGGAGgagatcgatgacgatgagttcTTCCTGCGCCAGAAGGGCATCTCGAAGGACAACATCCAGATGGGCGAGTACATTAGCTCGGCCATCAAGGAGGGTTTAAGTCACCCGAAGAATGCGCTGGCCGATATGGATCGGTACGATTACTACGATGAGGATACGGATGGGCTGCGGCGTTACTATCAACCGAGTTTCGAGTCGGACGATGTGTCCAATCGGCAGGACTTTACCGATAGCTACCGTACGTTCCCACCGGATCGTCCGAATCGCAAGGGGAAGAGCAAGGGGGCACAGGCGGCAGGCACCACCGGGTACGATGAGGAGAATGATCTGGATCGTATCGAGACGGAAGAGCAGGACGATGAGCTGGCTTACTATGATCGACAGCGGCGCACAAAGTATGGTAGCGAGCAACCGGAACTGCTGCAATCCGTGGCCGCCCGTTACATGGACGACGAGTTCGAGGACGATGGTAGCTTGCGACGTGGTGAAATGttggccggttcggttgtaccaccgacaccaccgtcCAGGCGCCGCAAGAAGCGCTTCCGTGATGTGACGCCCTCGGACGTAGACTCATTCGCGAAcggtgccgccaccaccggcgccaTCGTCGGGAAGTCCATCTCCAATAACTTCATCGCCGGATCACTCCCCACG CAGCAGAATGTCACCGTTAACCGTGCGGAGGTACCGCTGGCTCGGGAGGAAAGCTTCGGCACCATaccggaaccggcaccgaGACGTTCCCGTTCACGATCGCAGCTCGGTTCCAAGATACTGCTGGCCGACGAGGACATGGATCGGGTGTCGCGTGGTGCTGAGTCACTGATCGGTGGCATCATCGATGCTGCACCAGGTGCCAGAGGATCGTATCCGTATGAAGTTTCCGAAAACAACGG CTATGCCACCGTACGCAAGGAAGCTCCTCCgaggccaccggcaccgataaGGCGCCGCAAGTCAACCCGGTCACTcgatgcagcaccaccagtgcgGCAGTTCAATACGCTGCCCAGCAGCTACAACCACTCGGTGTCCCCTGTGCGGCCACAGCGTAACTACAGCACCATCAATCCGAACCGTCCACCACGCAGGAAGTCCGTCACCAGCCTCACcggcagtcagcagcagct GAAACCGACCACCCAGCGAAGccgggatgatggtggccagtaTGAGGATGTGCTGGAAGGACCGGTACCACCAcagcgcccaccaccaccagtgatACAGCGCGATGTAGCGAATAAGATGAAGGATcgtccactaccaccaccgccacgtccAACGCGCAAACCACGACGCCCCGATGGTACGGATCGTCACGatctcgatggtggtgccgagcGTGTGGTCTCGGTTGATGTCGAAGAAATCGATACGTCCACCCAGACCGATCCAGTTTCGGAAGATTTCGGACTGGACGCGGAGATAGCGGCCGTAACGGAGCAAGCGGCGGCTGCATCAAGCCGTGTCAACGATGCGGAACAACTCGAGGGAGCCCTTCACCGGTTCCGGGACGGTAACGTGAAGGCACTGTCCGATCGGCCCAAATCTTCCCGCTCCGGCAGTCGACCGGAAACGCCGGCTTCGATTTTGATCGAACGCAAAGTATCAACCCCATCGTTGGCCCACGAATCCGTCGTCGAGGCATCGCTGACGGTCCAACCGCTCGAAGAGTTCGACGACGATCAGTACATAGCGGAGCTGGTGAAGAAGTACGTCTCGGAGGAGGCACGCAAACCGGAACCAAGGCGAACGGTAGACGAGCGACGCCTGCGCAAAAGTACGAGCAGCCTCGGGCGTGAGGAAGAGATCCGTCCGGTGGAGACGCTCGGTACTTCTCTCCGCACTCCGACAATCCGTTCGACGAGCCGCACCTCCGTCGATGGTCGTCTGTCGGCCGCCACACCCGAGCCACTGCGCAACGTCGAGATTTCACCCACGGTTATCGAGGAGATTGTGGAGCGATTGCGTACGaccgagcagcaccacatcgACGAACTGCACAAGCTACACCAGGAGCAGCTCGAGGATCTGCGCAAACAGCACGAGGAACAGAAACGACTGCAGGAGCAACGGCTAGAGGAACAGCAGCGTCAGCTACTAGAACAGCAAAGCCAACAGCTACACGAAACACAGCAGCTCAAGGAACAGATCCTCCAGCAGCAAGAACACCAAAAGCTGCTTCTGGCTCAACAAcagaaccaacagcaacagctactggtcgcacaacagcaacagcaactcctAATGGAGCAGCAAGAGAAGGAGCGTGAGTTGCAGCGCGAAAAGGAACGTGAGCTGTTGCGAGAGCGTGAGCAAGAGCTAGAGCGTGCCCGGGAGCGTGAACGGGAGCTACACCTGGCCCGTGAGCTGGAGTTGCAGCGTGCCCGCGAAGTGGAACAACAGCGAGCCCGCGATCTCGAGCAGCAAAGGATACGCGAGATGGAAgtgcagcgagcgcgcgaacAGGAACACCAACGGTTGCGCGAACTCGAGATCCAGCGGGCGATCGAAGCGGAACAGGGCCGTCAGCGAGagctggaactgcagcagaGGGCTgctcaggcagcagcagcagctcagtcCGTTGCCAAGGAAACGGCAACTGCTGCACCAACGAATGAAACGCCAAGCGATGCCCCGCTGCAGCCAACGGTGGAAGAACAGCCAGCTGCAGAGGGTTCAGTTGATGTGGTAGATGGCCCAACGATCGCTACCACGACTGagctatcagcagcagcaacgggagcagcatcagcaccaccagttcgaccaccactaccaccactgccaccttACGCTTTCCATCCCGATTACCTAGCCTACGGTATTCCTCCGGCGGCCGCCTCGCAATATCTGCTGCGACCGAGCAGTCTCCCATCGGAAGAGGACGGTATGACCCCACTGGCCCCGCagcgccgccgtcgccatcttCGCTCGAAGCGTGAATCCACCTCCGAGGATGATCAgctgcatcagcaacagcgtgaacagcaacaacggcgcCATCGACACAGTACTCGTTCGCCCGAACCTTCGATCCCATCGCTCGGTGGCCAGCTGGTACGGGCTTGTGGTAGCTCGTTGCGTCAAACCGGGGACGATTTGATGGCGATGCTGCGGGCCAGCAGCAAGGATGAGAACAAGCGCGATCTgcacatcgccatcatcatcctcatagTGATCGTGGCCGGTCTGATGGCGCTCGGAATGAGCGGGGAGAAGGcggttcaccatcatcactggGATTACTTTAGTCCACCGGGCCATGGTGGTGCTTAG